A single Bacillus sp. OxB-1 DNA region contains:
- the murJ gene encoding murein biosynthesis integral membrane protein MurJ, with the protein MGPVNKFMKIIGAVAVINIIARLFGFLREVAIADEYGTTDPANAIFTAYTIPNFIYLVVGGALTTAFISVYHSSKSDKGEYVRKAFGTVLLAAVGITVVLLLLTDPVLNTFFKDLNEEEFTLTRELYLWMMPSTIVLVLSTWMSGIFNINGKFNLSSMAILLYNAAFVGIAVALTGTFGVQAYGIGALVSALLMGIFLYAGLRKAQFYSLKPSFEMSDDIKRLWVIALPILFGGASLQFYNVIYRIAAATLEGGAISVVNYASKLSAFPQAIMMTAVTTVVYPLLSKKEGEGDDKTVRALYKKGLLYMVALFVPATLIAYFFAEPIISLVYGRGEFGYEEIMATTPVFQAFNWSMFFLAATTYVTRFYYAKGNSMTPVIFSLISVFGINLAVIYLMIDSHGATAIAYGTVISAAINFLMLAAYARWKWKL; encoded by the coding sequence ATGGGACCCGTGAATAAATTCATGAAAATCATCGGGGCCGTCGCGGTCATCAATATTATAGCGCGGCTCTTCGGCTTTCTCCGTGAAGTGGCCATCGCGGATGAGTATGGAACAACAGATCCTGCGAACGCTATTTTCACGGCGTATACCATCCCGAATTTCATCTATTTAGTGGTAGGAGGGGCTCTGACAACGGCCTTCATCTCTGTCTATCATTCGTCTAAATCCGATAAAGGGGAATACGTCCGGAAGGCTTTCGGAACAGTTCTCCTTGCAGCCGTCGGAATTACAGTCGTTTTACTTTTGTTGACAGACCCGGTGCTGAATACATTTTTTAAAGATTTGAATGAAGAGGAATTCACGTTGACTCGGGAACTATACCTTTGGATGATGCCTTCCACCATCGTCCTCGTGCTATCGACGTGGATGAGTGGGATATTCAACATCAACGGCAAGTTCAACTTGTCGAGCATGGCGATCCTCCTCTACAATGCCGCTTTTGTCGGCATTGCCGTCGCCTTGACGGGTACGTTCGGCGTCCAAGCTTATGGAATCGGTGCGCTAGTCTCCGCATTGCTCATGGGAATCTTCCTCTACGCGGGACTGCGGAAAGCGCAATTCTATTCATTGAAGCCATCATTTGAAATGTCCGACGATATCAAGCGACTATGGGTCATCGCTTTGCCAATCCTATTCGGCGGCGCCTCGCTGCAATTTTACAACGTCATTTACCGGATTGCAGCAGCGACGCTCGAAGGGGGAGCCATCTCTGTCGTCAACTACGCCTCCAAGCTGAGCGCGTTCCCGCAAGCGATCATGATGACCGCTGTGACGACGGTCGTCTATCCGCTCCTCAGCAAGAAGGAAGGGGAGGGGGATGACAAAACGGTGCGGGCTCTCTATAAAAAGGGGCTGCTTTACATGGTTGCGCTGTTTGTGCCTGCGACCTTGATCGCCTATTTCTTCGCCGAGCCGATCATTTCACTTGTCTATGGCCGTGGGGAATTCGGATACGAGGAAATCATGGCGACGACACCGGTGTTCCAAGCTTTCAACTGGTCCATGTTCTTCCTGGCCGCCACGACGTATGTCACCCGGTTTTATTATGCGAAAGGCAACTCGATGACCCCCGTCATCTTCAGCCTGATCAGCGTGTTCGGCATCAACCTCGCCGTCATCTATCTGATGATCGACTCGCATGGCGCAACGGCCATCGCCTACGGCACCGTCATCAGCGCCGCCATCAACTTCCTCATGCTGGCAGCGTATGCGAGATGGAAATGGAAACTGTGA
- a CDS encoding NAD-dependent malic enzyme has product MELSQFMRNLIIETPSIPGNLAKVATAIAQWKGDIGDIQTIKVGTLSTLRDISIQCEDEENLKQIVDAINAIGDGIHVLAVTDDVLQAHEGGKIQMKGRMEIRSLGDLRRVYTPGVANVCEVIKNDPSQADYFTGISNSVAIVTDGTAILGLGNIGPVAGMPVMEGKAVLFDQFAGISGIPILLDTSDPDEVVKTVKHIHKGFGGILLEDIGSPHCFEIEERLKAELPIPVMHDDQHGTAVVTLASVLSACNQTGVELSGSVVGQVGLGAAGLAISRMLMEYGVREMHGVDRNEAALERMKHYGGNVLGSLEELMETCDIVIATTGVAGLIRPEMVQKGQIILALSNPNAEIKPEVALEAGAAFAADGRQVNNVLGFPGIFRGALNAQAKAITYPMLIAAALAIVETTKPGDLVPHPLDPQVHQNVAEAVERVANETQSLQ; this is encoded by the coding sequence ATGGAACTGAGTCAGTTTATGCGAAACCTGATTATCGAAACTCCTTCCATCCCCGGCAATTTAGCAAAAGTGGCCACGGCAATCGCGCAATGGAAAGGCGATATCGGCGACATCCAGACAATCAAAGTCGGCACCCTTTCCACCTTGCGGGACATTTCCATCCAATGCGAAGATGAAGAGAATTTGAAACAGATCGTCGATGCAATCAATGCAATCGGCGACGGCATTCATGTGCTCGCCGTGACGGACGATGTGCTGCAAGCGCATGAAGGGGGCAAAATCCAGATGAAAGGCCGGATGGAAATCCGGTCACTCGGCGATTTGCGGAGAGTGTACACCCCTGGCGTCGCCAATGTTTGCGAAGTGATAAAAAACGATCCATCCCAAGCCGATTATTTCACGGGTATCTCGAACTCTGTCGCCATCGTGACGGACGGCACCGCCATTCTAGGTCTCGGCAATATCGGTCCGGTTGCGGGAATGCCTGTGATGGAAGGGAAGGCTGTCCTGTTCGACCAGTTCGCGGGTATCAGCGGCATCCCGATTCTGCTCGATACGAGCGATCCGGACGAAGTGGTCAAGACAGTGAAGCATATCCATAAAGGGTTTGGCGGGATTTTATTGGAAGATATCGGATCGCCCCATTGTTTCGAGATCGAAGAGCGGCTGAAAGCGGAACTCCCGATTCCTGTCATGCATGACGACCAGCATGGCACGGCAGTTGTGACACTCGCTTCTGTCTTGTCCGCCTGTAACCAAACGGGTGTGGAGCTCAGCGGTTCCGTTGTCGGACAAGTCGGCTTGGGCGCGGCGGGGCTGGCCATTAGCCGGATGCTTATGGAATATGGTGTCCGGGAAATGCATGGGGTCGACCGCAATGAGGCGGCGCTCGAACGGATGAAGCATTACGGCGGCAACGTCCTCGGTTCGCTGGAAGAGCTGATGGAAACTTGCGATATTGTCATAGCGACGACAGGCGTTGCGGGGTTGATTCGACCTGAAATGGTGCAGAAAGGGCAGATCATCTTGGCGTTGTCCAATCCGAATGCGGAAATCAAACCGGAAGTAGCACTTGAGGCGGGGGCGGCTTTTGCGGCGGACGGTCGCCAAGTGAATAATGTCCTTGGCTTCCCAGGCATTTTCCGCGGTGCCCTGAACGCGCAGGCAAAGGCGATCACCTATCCGATGCTTATCGCAGCCGCCTTGGCCATCGTCGAGACGACGAAACCGGGGGATCTGGTTCCTCATCCGCTCGACCCGCAAGTCCACCAAAACGTCGCTGAGGCTGTTGAACGGGTGGCCAATGAAACCCAATCGTTGCAATGA
- a CDS encoding C40 family peptidase — MKKKAFSVLASVSLATLIAAGSAQASTDTHVVKPGDTLWKIASQHKLTVDELKSMNNLASDSIKIDQKLVVSPKQATTKKPAAAKQTNSVGQAISKDKTATSSINSWTKAPAKPASPQVNDSKPPAQQAPAAPSNGVLAAAVDVSMPLLGTPYVWAGATEEGFDCSGFIYYVFNQAGLALPRLDTIGMFNQSTAVEQPVPGDLVFFENTYREGISHAGIYLGDGKFIHAGTKQVEISSVDYPYWQEKLVGYKRFNQIK, encoded by the coding sequence ATGAAAAAGAAGGCTTTTTCGGTATTGGCTTCCGTCTCGCTGGCGACCTTGATCGCTGCGGGAAGCGCGCAGGCTTCAACGGATACCCATGTCGTCAAACCGGGGGATACGCTTTGGAAAATCGCATCGCAGCATAAATTGACCGTGGATGAATTGAAAAGCATGAATAACCTGGCCTCGGATTCTATTAAGATCGATCAAAAGCTGGTCGTTTCACCGAAACAGGCAACTACCAAGAAACCGGCGGCAGCGAAGCAGACCAATTCAGTAGGACAAGCCATAAGCAAAGATAAAACCGCGACGTCGTCCATCAATTCGTGGACGAAAGCGCCTGCGAAACCGGCAAGCCCGCAAGTGAACGATTCAAAACCGCCTGCTCAACAAGCCCCGGCGGCACCATCGAATGGCGTCTTAGCCGCGGCAGTCGACGTCTCCATGCCGCTCCTCGGCACACCGTATGTATGGGCGGGCGCGACGGAAGAGGGCTTCGATTGCAGCGGGTTCATTTATTATGTCTTCAATCAAGCCGGACTTGCCCTTCCCCGCCTTGACACGATCGGCATGTTCAACCAATCGACGGCAGTCGAGCAACCGGTTCCCGGGGACCTAGTCTTCTTCGAAAATACCTACCGGGAAGGCATCTCCCACGCTGGAATCTATTTGGGAGACGGAAAGTTCATCCACGCCGGAACGAAGCAAGTGGAAATTTCCTCCGTCGATTATCCCTATTGGCAGGAAAAACTTGTCGGCTATAAGCGATTCAATCAAATCAAATAG
- a CDS encoding SulP family inorganic anion transporter, with product MLKDDRYINYNAAGFRQDLIAGVTVGIVAIPLGMAFAIASGVKPEYGLYTTVIAGLLVALFGGSRFQIAGPTGAFIPILLGVVLQYGYEDLLIAGLLAGVFLVIMSFLGISNLIHFVPKSVTIGFTSGIAIIIFTGQIGNFLGLTGLEQKEFFHENMIGLFRNLHMINWFSVLTALIGLSVILVLPRIAPKVPLLLVALLVPTLLSIFLFPGKVETIGTAFGGIPKTLPSFSFPDITLSKLVNLWQPALVIAALGAIESLLSGVVADGMKPEVPKHNSKRELFGQGIANIVTPLFGGIPATGAIARTATNIRSGAVSPVSGVTQSLFVLAFLLLFAPYASYIPLAAMAPILMYVAWNMSARQAFVHILSIRSSDSIVLVTTFLLTIFVNLTIAVQVGILLAAMSFLRKMSGKLSIKEGKPSEVELVKFGGGNPEAIQKYIIDGPIFFGTAKVFEDQLPALLQTKAKRMILDLEHLSVIDATGEAALSALLDDAKKAGIQIIVKRLPKEKIPIFKKSGLYDKVGEGNFFM from the coding sequence ATGTTGAAAGACGATCGTTATATAAATTACAATGCAGCCGGTTTCCGCCAAGATTTGATTGCGGGGGTCACTGTAGGTATCGTGGCCATTCCGCTTGGGATGGCTTTTGCAATTGCCTCGGGAGTGAAGCCGGAGTACGGACTTTACACTACCGTCATTGCCGGTCTCCTGGTCGCTTTGTTCGGGGGTTCCCGGTTTCAGATTGCAGGGCCTACCGGCGCATTCATCCCCATCCTGCTCGGAGTCGTGCTCCAATACGGCTATGAAGACCTTCTTATCGCCGGGTTGCTGGCCGGCGTCTTTCTCGTCATCATGAGTTTTCTCGGTATCAGTAATTTAATTCATTTCGTTCCGAAGTCGGTCACGATCGGATTTACATCCGGGATTGCCATCATCATTTTCACCGGTCAGATCGGAAATTTCCTTGGGCTGACCGGACTGGAACAGAAGGAATTTTTCCATGAAAATATGATTGGTCTATTCCGAAACCTGCATATGATCAATTGGTTCAGTGTCCTGACCGCGCTCATCGGCTTATCGGTCATTCTCGTGTTGCCGCGGATTGCACCGAAAGTTCCGCTGCTGCTCGTTGCGCTGCTCGTCCCGACGCTCCTTTCGATCTTTTTATTTCCAGGAAAGGTAGAAACAATCGGGACCGCCTTTGGAGGGATTCCCAAAACGCTTCCCAGCTTTTCATTCCCGGACATCACTTTGTCCAAACTGGTCAATCTTTGGCAGCCTGCCCTCGTTATCGCGGCGTTGGGCGCCATCGAGTCCCTGTTATCCGGTGTTGTTGCGGATGGCATGAAACCGGAAGTGCCGAAACATAATTCCAAGCGGGAACTGTTCGGCCAAGGAATCGCCAATATCGTTACACCGCTGTTCGGCGGGATTCCAGCCACTGGAGCGATTGCACGGACGGCGACGAATATCCGGTCCGGGGCCGTCAGCCCGGTTTCGGGTGTGACACAAAGCCTTTTCGTTCTCGCTTTCCTGTTGCTTTTCGCACCGTACGCTTCCTATATCCCGCTCGCCGCGATGGCACCGATTCTCATGTATGTCGCCTGGAATATGAGCGCCCGCCAAGCGTTCGTCCATATCCTGTCTATTCGCTCGAGCGATTCGATCGTTTTAGTGACGACATTCCTGCTGACGATCTTTGTCAACTTGACCATCGCTGTACAAGTCGGGATTCTCCTGGCAGCTATGTCTTTCTTGCGTAAAATGAGCGGCAAACTAAGCATTAAAGAAGGCAAACCATCCGAAGTGGAATTGGTGAAATTCGGAGGCGGCAATCCGGAAGCCATCCAAAAATATATTATCGACGGACCTATATTTTTCGGCACCGCCAAAGTGTTCGAAGACCAGCTCCCTGCTCTGTTACAAACGAAGGCGAAGCGGATGATCCTCGATCTGGAGCACCTATCCGTCATTGATGCAACCGGCGAAGCCGCCCTTTCCGCATTGCTCGATGATGCCAAAAAAGCTGGCATCCAGATTATCGTCAAACGGCTCCCGAAAGAGAAGATCCCGATTTTCAAAAAAAGCGGCCTTTACGATAAAGTCGGGGAAGGGAACTTCTTTATGTGA
- the brnQ gene encoding branched-chain amino acid transport system II carrier protein, whose amino-acid sequence MTTLSFQKNFIIGLMLFALFLGAGNIIFPPLLGQMAGDELFIAMIGFLITGVGLPLLAVLSIANAGGGLQTIAGRVHPLFGIIFTMIVYMAIGPFFGIPRTATVSFEIGVVPFLPETVVSSNWPLVIFTVIFFLITVALALNPAKLVDRIGKWLTPVLFIVIGALAVKSIISPIGDIGQPQGDFVNQPFFRSFVEGYLTMDVIAALVFGIVVINALKAEGVTERRPVLKAMVIAGSIAAAGLAFVYISLGYIGATSVEAFGVQRNGGAVLALASNVLYGQYGSIILAVTIIFACLTTSIGLVSACAQYFKELFPSTSYKLFVLIFAGFSTVIANVGLTQLISFSIPVLLMIYPLAIVLMLLSFIDKSFNRQPIVYVLALLATAVVSIFDGLRGADIDVKPVTSILSHLPLYEQQIGWLVPAIIGALIGVLIGKLTKQKHTI is encoded by the coding sequence GTGACTACTTTGTCTTTTCAGAAAAACTTTATAATCGGCTTGATGCTTTTCGCCTTGTTTCTTGGAGCCGGTAATATTATATTTCCACCATTGCTCGGCCAAATGGCAGGGGATGAATTATTTATTGCCATGATCGGCTTTCTCATCACCGGGGTTGGCCTGCCCCTCTTGGCAGTCCTGTCCATCGCTAACGCGGGCGGCGGATTGCAGACCATTGCAGGACGTGTCCATCCCCTTTTCGGTATCATTTTCACGATGATTGTCTACATGGCGATCGGCCCGTTCTTCGGTATCCCCCGGACAGCCACCGTCTCATTCGAAATTGGAGTCGTACCCTTTTTGCCGGAAACGGTTGTTTCCTCCAATTGGCCGCTCGTCATTTTCACCGTCATCTTTTTCCTGATTACAGTGGCGCTTGCACTGAACCCGGCTAAGCTTGTCGACCGGATCGGTAAATGGTTGACACCTGTTCTTTTTATCGTGATCGGGGCGTTAGCTGTCAAAAGCATCATCTCACCGATCGGGGACATCGGACAACCGCAGGGTGATTTCGTAAACCAACCCTTTTTCCGGAGCTTCGTGGAAGGTTATTTGACGATGGATGTCATCGCCGCCTTAGTTTTCGGAATTGTCGTGATTAACGCACTAAAAGCGGAAGGTGTGACGGAGAGGCGTCCCGTCCTGAAGGCCATGGTTATCGCGGGCAGTATCGCAGCGGCCGGATTGGCATTCGTCTATATTTCTCTCGGTTATATCGGGGCGACGAGTGTGGAAGCCTTCGGGGTTCAACGTAACGGAGGCGCTGTGCTGGCTCTTGCTTCCAATGTGTTATACGGGCAGTACGGTTCCATTATTCTTGCCGTTACGATTATTTTCGCGTGTCTGACTACGTCCATCGGTCTCGTCTCCGCATGTGCACAGTATTTCAAGGAACTTTTTCCTAGCACGTCTTACAAGCTTTTCGTGTTGATCTTTGCGGGTTTCAGTACGGTAATCGCCAATGTCGGTTTGACGCAGCTCATTTCTTTTTCCATTCCAGTGCTGCTCATGATCTACCCACTGGCAATTGTCTTGATGCTCCTGTCGTTTATTGACAAATCCTTCAACAGACAGCCGATTGTCTACGTACTTGCTTTGCTGGCAACGGCAGTCGTCAGTATCTTCGATGGACTCCGGGGAGCGGACATTGATGTCAAGCCGGTCACCTCCATACTTTCCCACCTCCCGTTATACGAGCAGCAGATCGGATGGCTCGTGCCTGCCATCATTGGTGCACTGATCGGTGTCTTGATTGGAAAATTGACGAAACAGAAACATACCATTTGA
- a CDS encoding aspartate aminotransferase family protein: MQMKNVSGMEAFKKKTPTSYAISRRARQVMPGGVTANIKFFEPYPIVMKSGAGAYLTDVDGNEYIDYLLSYGASITGHGHPKITEAIQAQLARDGTYLFGTPHELELTMGEKIRQLYPSVEKVRYTNSGTEATLLATRLAHAYTGKPKIAKFEGHYHGGYDQMLLSVNPPLDLAGPLSNPTAVPESKGIHSHHAEHTVVLPFNQWDETKEILTKRQSEIAAVIMEPIQSGFIPAEQSFVGNLRKLTAELGMLLIFDEVKTGFRIGLGGAQELYGIRPDLTTLGKVVGGGFPIGMVGGKKEVMEISAPSAASDVFDSSQSKKSRAQDVLFHSGTYNGHPTILAAGLATIELLEQEMAAVLRNTDRLKRGITDLFAAKGVGALPVGEGSIFNLVVTEQNSILNYRDLQAAANFKVRKEVDYHLLAHGIYTKPLNRYSMATVHGDKEIDRTLGAYDTVLTTLFG, from the coding sequence ATGCAGATGAAGAATGTTTCGGGAATGGAAGCATTCAAGAAGAAGACGCCGACTTCTTACGCAATATCCCGGAGGGCGAGACAAGTGATGCCAGGGGGCGTGACTGCGAATATTAAATTTTTCGAACCGTATCCCATTGTGATGAAATCCGGGGCGGGCGCGTATTTGACGGATGTTGATGGCAATGAATACATCGATTATCTGCTGTCCTATGGTGCCTCGATTACAGGGCATGGACATCCGAAGATTACCGAAGCGATCCAAGCCCAATTGGCGCGGGATGGCACGTATTTATTCGGAACGCCGCATGAATTGGAACTAACGATGGGAGAGAAGATCCGGCAGCTCTATCCAAGCGTGGAAAAGGTGCGCTACACGAATTCCGGGACGGAAGCGACGTTGCTCGCCACCCGGCTGGCCCATGCGTACACGGGGAAGCCGAAGATCGCCAAGTTCGAGGGGCATTACCATGGCGGCTATGATCAGATGCTGCTCAGTGTCAATCCGCCCTTAGATCTTGCCGGTCCCCTAAGCAATCCGACCGCCGTGCCGGAATCCAAGGGCATTCATTCGCACCACGCCGAGCATACCGTCGTTCTGCCCTTCAATCAATGGGACGAAACGAAGGAAATCTTGACCAAGCGCCAAAGTGAGATTGCAGCTGTCATCATGGAACCGATTCAAAGCGGGTTCATTCCTGCGGAGCAGTCGTTTGTCGGGAATCTCCGCAAGTTGACTGCCGAGTTAGGGATGCTGCTCATTTTCGACGAGGTGAAAACCGGTTTCCGCATAGGGCTGGGAGGAGCCCAGGAACTGTATGGTATCCGGCCGGATCTGACGACGCTTGGCAAAGTGGTCGGAGGCGGCTTTCCGATCGGAATGGTCGGGGGAAAGAAAGAGGTCATGGAAATCAGCGCTCCGTCCGCGGCATCGGATGTATTTGACAGCAGCCAAAGCAAGAAATCCCGCGCCCAGGATGTCCTTTTCCATAGTGGTACATACAACGGGCATCCGACAATCCTGGCGGCGGGCCTTGCGACAATCGAGTTGCTGGAGCAGGAGATGGCAGCCGTTTTACGGAACACGGATCGTCTGAAAAGAGGGATCACTGATTTATTTGCCGCCAAAGGGGTGGGGGCTTTGCCGGTCGGGGAAGGGTCCATTTTCAACCTCGTCGTCACGGAACAAAATAGCATCTTGAATTATCGAGATTTGCAAGCAGCGGCCAATTTCAAGGTACGAAAAGAAGTCGACTATCATTTATTGGCGCACGGCATTTACACGAAACCGCTGAACCGCTACAGCATGGCGACCGTTCACGGCGACAAGGAAATCGACCGGACATTGGGGGCCTATGATACGGTGCTGACGACATTATTCGGCTGA
- a CDS encoding sensor domain-containing phosphodiesterase codes for MERSIETINTTLEKIRHQQQLLYSHAKQLKLTRESIKHTLEEICQQIAEVMACERVGIRLFNEKRTILTARNFYDATRQEQSSGKCLSQQDVPTYFEAVQQGRTLMVKDVTTDPATKELYQKGYYDPATQSMLDAPIILSRGIGGVLCCETTEKREWSVFDQVIISALADMVAFIFDRIYRIEIEEHIHTLAYTDPLTSLDNQHAFLRNVEELLPNLSPHGQGVFLYLILDQFTEIQGVLGHDGGDEVLKETARRLRSLFPAPAITARIGFDHFIVFIPHGYAAETATLFMDRLADEIRRPMHIGGHEVYLTFSYGVSYYPEHVQTAKEGLQTAHVALQSGRKNKTRKAGRVYKPGMHTTMKEMMLSEINLRKGLDLNEFRLFYQPQVDGETGELKGFEALIRWKHPERGLIYPGDFIDLAESTGLILPIGEWVIKEAFTQLRRWEDEGRGHLKVSINLSPRHFLHHTLPDYLIKCANESGIEMNRLKLEITENVALQDQVAVKQRIKQLVDLGFDISIDDFGTGYSAFIYLQHFSVQEIKIDRQFIVDLTIDPKSSAIVQTIIRLAKMLGLSVIAEGVETEEQWIRLKQLGCTKIQGYYFSRPLPADEIDKLLEDTGGKLPVQDATVDQNE; via the coding sequence ATGGAACGTTCAATTGAAACAATCAATACGACGCTGGAAAAAATTCGTCACCAGCAGCAATTGCTCTATTCTCATGCCAAACAGCTGAAGCTCACCCGGGAGTCGATCAAGCACACGCTGGAAGAGATTTGTCAGCAGATTGCCGAAGTGATGGCATGTGAGCGAGTCGGAATCAGGCTGTTCAATGAAAAGAGGACCATCCTGACTGCGCGGAATTTCTACGATGCCACGCGTCAAGAACAATCTTCCGGAAAATGCCTATCCCAACAAGATGTGCCTACATATTTCGAGGCGGTTCAACAGGGCCGGACGCTAATGGTGAAAGATGTGACAACCGATCCGGCTACAAAGGAATTGTATCAAAAAGGGTACTATGATCCGGCTACTCAATCCATGTTGGATGCTCCTATCATTCTAAGCAGGGGGATTGGCGGTGTCTTATGTTGTGAAACGACCGAAAAGCGGGAATGGTCAGTTTTTGATCAAGTGATTATTTCAGCTTTGGCAGACATGGTCGCTTTTATTTTCGACCGGATCTACCGGATTGAAATAGAGGAGCATATACATACGCTGGCCTACACCGACCCGCTAACCAGCCTTGACAATCAGCATGCCTTCCTTAGAAATGTGGAAGAGTTGCTGCCGAACCTATCGCCTCATGGACAAGGCGTCTTCCTCTACCTGATCCTTGATCAATTTACAGAAATCCAGGGAGTCCTAGGCCATGATGGGGGAGACGAAGTTTTGAAGGAAACGGCGAGGCGCTTGCGGTCCTTATTCCCGGCTCCTGCCATCACCGCACGCATCGGATTCGACCATTTCATTGTTTTTATTCCCCATGGGTATGCTGCCGAAACAGCCACCTTGTTCATGGATCGATTGGCGGATGAAATCAGGAGGCCGATGCACATCGGAGGTCATGAAGTCTACTTGACCTTCAGTTATGGAGTCTCCTATTATCCGGAACATGTACAGACCGCGAAAGAGGGGCTGCAGACGGCCCATGTCGCATTGCAATCGGGAAGGAAGAACAAGACTCGTAAAGCGGGCCGGGTCTATAAGCCGGGCATGCATACGACCATGAAGGAAATGATGCTATCGGAAATCAACCTTCGAAAAGGTCTGGATCTTAACGAATTCCGTCTCTTCTACCAACCGCAAGTCGATGGGGAAACGGGGGAGTTGAAAGGGTTTGAAGCGCTCATCCGTTGGAAGCATCCGGAACGGGGGTTGATCTATCCGGGGGACTTTATCGACCTTGCCGAATCGACCGGGTTGATCTTGCCGATCGGGGAATGGGTCATTAAAGAAGCGTTCACCCAACTGCGTAGATGGGAAGATGAAGGCCGGGGCCATTTGAAAGTATCCATCAATTTGTCACCGCGCCATTTTCTGCATCATACTCTTCCTGATTATCTGATCAAGTGTGCCAATGAATCGGGAATTGAAATGAATCGGCTGAAACTGGAGATTACAGAGAACGTCGCATTGCAAGACCAAGTAGCCGTCAAGCAGAGAATCAAGCAATTGGTCGACCTCGGATTTGACATTTCCATCGATGATTTCGGAACAGGATATTCCGCATTTATTTATTTACAACATTTTTCGGTCCAAGAAATTAAAATCGACCGCCAATTCATCGTGGATTTGACAATTGATCCGAAAAGTTCTGCCATTGTCCAAACAATCATCCGATTAGCTAAGATGCTCGGACTTTCCGTTATTGCGGAAGGGGTGGAAACCGAGGAGCAATGGATCCGTTTAAAGCAGTTGGGCTGCACGAAGATCCAGGGCTATTATTTCAGCAGACCGCTCCCCGCCGACGAAATCGATAAACTTTTGGAAGACACGGGTGGAAAACTTCCCGTGCAAGATGCAACCGTAGATCAAAATGAATAG